The Dyadobacter sp. 676 DNA window TTGAGTATAACGTCCGGATGGGCGATCCCGAAACCGAAGTAGTTATCCCGCGTATCCAGTCCGACTTCGCGATGCTGATGGCATCGACGGCCAAAGGCACGTTGCAGGATTTCGATTTGCAGATTTCGCCGCAGGTAGCCGTAACCACGGTAGTGGTATCGGGCGGCTACCCTGAGGATTACGAAAAAGGGAAAGTGATTTCGGGAACAGATAAAGTGGAGGATGTGCATGTGTTCCATGCAGGTACCACTTTCAACGGAAACGCCGAAGTCGTGACCAACGGAGGACGCGTAATGGCCCTGACGGGCCTCGCCAATTCCCTCGAAAACGCCGTGCACAAATCACAGCGGGCCGCACAGGCGGTGCAGTACGAGGGAAAATATTTCCGGCACGACATAGGCGTGGATTTAATTCGATATAACGATTGATGAAGCGGAGTAATTATGGGATGTGGATCATGTTCATCCGGCGGATGCGGTACTAATGGTACGGCTGTGGCCGGATGTGGAAGTAAAGGAAACTGCGGAACGGGCGGTTGCAATAAAATGAACGTATTCGACTGGCTGAGTCACATGGACGTGCCGTCGGGACAGCGTTTTGATGTGGTCGAAGTCAAGTTCAAAGGAGGCAGAAAGGAATATTTCAGGAATATCAACCAGCTGGAATTCGTCACGGGCGACTTTGTCGTGTGCGAAATGGCTTCCGGCCAGCATATAGGAATGGTATCGTTGCAGGGAGAACTTGTTCGCCTGCAAATGAAGCGCAAGAATATCCAGGTCAACGACGACCTGCATGTGATCTATCGCATCGCAACGGAGAAGGACCTCGACAAGTTTACGCAGGCGATGGCGCGCGAAATGCCTACGCTATACCGTACGCGCGAGATCATCCGCGATATGAAGCTGAATATGAAGCTTTCGGATGTTGAATATCAGGCGGATAATACCAAAACGACATTCTACTACTCGTCGGAAGAGCGTGTGGATTTCCGTGAACTGATCAAAACGCTGGCTTCGGAATTCAAAGTACGGATCGAAATGCGGCAGATCAGCCTGCGGCAGGAAGCGAGCCGGTTGGGCGGATTGGGCTCCTGCGGCCGTGAACTTTGTTGTTCTACCTGGCTCACCGATTTCAAGAACATTTCAACTGCCGCGGCACGTTATCAGAACCTCTCGCTGAACCCGGCGAAGCTTTCGGGACAATGCGGACGGCTGAAATGCTGCCTGAATTACGAGCTGGAAACCTATATCGACGCATTGCGCGACATTCCGACGGTGGATGCGCCGCTAAAAACCAGGAAGGGCGTAGCCACATTGCAGAAGACGGATATTTTCAAGAAAATCATGTGGTTCGGCTTCGATAAGGACACCAACTGGTATCCCGTGCCAATCGATAAGGTGCTTGAAATCATCGAGCTGAATAAAAAGGATATTATTCCCGAGTCGCTCGAAATCCTGACGCCCGAGCCGGAGAAAAGTATCGACAAAGTGCCTGGCAGGCTCAACAGCGATCTGGAAAATCTGGACAAAAAGTACAGCGACGAGCAGAAGAAAAAGAAAAAGAAGAAAAACCGGTCGGGGAAGAACCGTGGAAATGGCGGCGGTGCCGAGACCAGCAGTGCCGAAGCTGCCGGTAATAATAACCCGGTAAATAATGCCGGTAATGAACCCGCCAATAAAGGCGGCAATCCCGGTCAGGGGGCCAAAAACAAGGGCAACAACCCTAACGAAGGCCAGCGGAACAAGGGCAACAATCCTGCCGGCGAGCCGAAAAACAAGGGTAACAACCCTGGCGGTGAGCCCAGAAACAAAGGAAATAACGAGGGAAACAGAAATAACAGAAACAATAACCGAAAGCCCCAGAAGCCTTCCGGCGGACCACAGCCGGAGCGTAACGAAGGTTGATACGTTTCCAATGAATCCGGTCGGGCCAGCTCATTCAAAGGCTGGCCCGTTTTTAGCATTATCATTTGTGAAAGAACACGTTGAAAAACTACACGCGCTGAGCCTGGAAGCCCTCGCGCAGGATCGTCGGGCTCATGTCCGGCACGTCGCTCGATGGGCTCGACGTAGCACTTTGCCGCGTCGCGGGCAATGGACCGGAAACACGATTGGAGGTAGAACGTTTCAAAACGCTGCCTTACGAGGATAGTTTCCGGAATGCG harbors:
- the ricT gene encoding regulatory iron-sulfur-containing complex subunit RicT, which translates into the protein MNVFDWLSHMDVPSGQRFDVVEVKFKGGRKEYFRNINQLEFVTGDFVVCEMASGQHIGMVSLQGELVRLQMKRKNIQVNDDLHVIYRIATEKDLDKFTQAMAREMPTLYRTREIIRDMKLNMKLSDVEYQADNTKTTFYYSSEERVDFRELIKTLASEFKVRIEMRQISLRQEASRLGGLGSCGRELCCSTWLTDFKNISTAAARYQNLSLNPAKLSGQCGRLKCCLNYELETYIDALRDIPTVDAPLKTRKGVATLQKTDIFKKIMWFGFDKDTNWYPVPIDKVLEIIELNKKDIIPESLEILTPEPEKSIDKVPGRLNSDLENLDKKYSDEQKKKKKKKNRSGKNRGNGGGAETSSAEAAGNNNPVNNAGNEPANKGGNPGQGAKNKGNNPNEGQRNKGNNPAGEPKNKGNNPGGEPRNKGNNEGNRNNRNNNRKPQKPSGGPQPERNEG